The Engystomops pustulosus chromosome 1, aEngPut4.maternal, whole genome shotgun sequence genome has a window encoding:
- the MICOS13 gene encoding MICOS complex subunit MIC13, which produces MAPAVLRLLKFTTKVLVVGGSVYVAYDYGLLGSGAQGQDVLKKTSAAVPPALHEWADYFGLQLPSAPKLDFSVCESWNWGVQKSVSALSAAPTKACDYTAEGWKYIKDLVK; this is translated from the exons ATGGCTCCTGCAGTATTGAGGCTGCTGAA GTTTACCACTAAGGTTCTGGTGGTAGGAGGGTCGGTCTATGTGGCTTATGACTATGGATTGCTAGGAAGTGGAGCTCAGGGCCAGGACGTTCTAAAGAAGACCTCTGCAGCTGTGCCCCCTGCGCTACATGAGTGGGCAGATTACTTTGGCTTGCAG CTTCCATCTGCACCAAAGTTGGACTTCTCTGTCTGTGAGTCCTGGAACTGGG GTGTCCAGAAGTCTGTGTCTGCTCTTTCTGCAGCCCCAACCAAAGCTTGTGATTACACGGCAGAGGGCTGGAAGTACATAAAAGATTTGGTGAAGTGA